The nucleotide sequence GAAATACTTGAGGATGCGGCCGGCCCGCATGACTTCGCCCGTGCCTTCGGGAAGGGTCTTGCCCTCCTCGCGCGAGAGCAGCTCGCCAAGCTCCTTGGCGCGCGCCATGACCAGGCTGCCGGCCTTGTCGAGCACGTCCGAGCGCACTTCCGGCGAAGCTTCGGACCAGGACGGGAAGGCTGCACGCGCTGCCTTCACGGCACGATCGACATCCGCCGTGCTGCCCTTCGGGTAGCGAGCGACCACGTCACCGAGGTCGGACGGGTTGATGCTCTCGCCCGCCGCGTCGCTGCCGACCGCCTCTCCCGCGATGATGTGATGGAGTGTTTCGGACATGGGACTACTCGCCTTTCAGGACTTGGCCGACTGGAGGAGACCGCGCGCGGCCAGGTTTCGCATGAGGTCGCGAACGCCGAACGCCCACGGCGGCGCATCGCGGCTGGTGGTGACGACATTCTCGAGCGTTCCGAGGCGCGGACTGGCGATCCGCACCCGGTCGCCCGGCTTGTGGGTGAAACCCCGTCCCGGCTCGTCGCGATCCTTGGTCGGTGCGAACAACGTGCCGAGGAAGAGCATGAAGCCGTCGGGATAGTGATGCTCGCTCATCGCCTGCGCGACGAGATCTTCGGGATCGCGGCTGATCTGGCTCATCTCGCTCCGGCCTTCGAGCGAGAATCCGTCGTCGCCGACGATCTCGAGCGTCACCGTGGCGGCGCGAACGTCGTCGAGGGTGAAAACGTCGTCGAACAGGCGGATGAAGGGTCCGATGGCGCAGGAGGCGTTGTTGTCCTTGGCCTTGCTGAGCAGCAGGGCGCTCCGACCTTCGAAGTCGCGCAGGTTGACGTCGTTGCCGAGCGCCGCGCCGCGGATCTCGCCGCGGCTGCTGACCGCCAGCACGACTTCCGGCTCTGGATTGTTCCAGGTCGAGTCCGAGCGGACGCCGATCGGGGCAGTGCTGCCGACGCTCGCAAGCAGCGCGGTCTTGGTGAAGATCTCCGCATCGGGACCGATCGCCACCTCGAGATATTGCGACCAGAGGTCGTCCTCGATCAGCGCGGCCTTCAGGCGCGCGGCCTCGTCGGTGCCCGGTCGCACCGAGCGGATCGCGCCGCCAATCTTCTCCTCGATCTTGCCGCGCAGGACGGCGGCCTGGCGGTGATCGCCGCGAGCCCGCTCCTCGATCACTCGCTCGATGGCCGACAGGGCGAAGGTCACGCCGGCCGCCTTCACCACCTGAAGGTCGTTGGGCGCCAGCAATCGGCCGAGCGCGCCAGAAAGCAGCTCATCGACGGACCCGATATCCTCGCCGGTGACGGCAAGCGGGTCGGCGGTATCGAGGAGGTCGGCGACGGTCGGTGCGAAGCGAGAGATGTCCTCGACTCGGCCACCGCGAACCAGCACGGGCGTCGGCCCCTCCGGACGCAGCAGCCTGCCAGCGAGCACGGCTTGCCCATGATCTTCGGGCAGCATCATCGATGCGGAACTGCCGATCATCGGACCAACCACCTCCTGTTACCTGATAGCGCTACCAACCGATTTCTCCTCACGACCTCCGAGAGCCGCCGACGTTCCTGGATCAGGGCTGGCCGCAGCTGTTCTGGTCGACCATCGCGCTGGCGATGCGGACGTCGGACACGGCCATTCCAAGCGTGCCGCCGGTTCGGATCGAGGCGGGGACGGCGACCTTCTGCGGGTTCAGCCCAGCGCGAGCGAAGCAGCGCAACGGAATGGTAAGGGTCCGCCATTCGCCAACCGGCGCAGCGCGCAGCACGCCGCCGATCGGAACTTCCGCGCCGTCCATCGCCAGCGTGACCGGGCCACTCGGCCTGTCGTCGACGCGATAGTCGATCAGCAGGCTGAGTTCGCCCGTGGTCTCGCGCGAGATATCGATCGGGGCCGCCGCGCGGATGAAAGCGGCGGCTTCGCCGCCACCGGTCCAGCGCAGGCGCCGCGCATCCTCCTGAGCCCGCCGATCGACGCCGGCGATGGTGATGCCGCTGCCGCTGGTCGCCCACTGCCAGCCGGGCGGAAGCGTGCCTCGCCCGAAATAGACGCCGTCGGCTCCACCCGGCACGGGCGGCGGCCGATCCTCAGGCAGCTGCGGCACGTTCCTGCGGTCGGCGGCACGGAGGCCGTAACCGTAGGCGAACAGCGGATCATAGCCGGCAGCGCCACGGTTCTGCGGTGCCTGGTCCGCGCGCTTTGGCCAGCTGAAGGTAAGCTTTCCGGTGAAATCATGCCGGACCCGGCCAGCGGCGTTACGCAGAAGCACATCGGCCACCCCGCCCCCTTCGCTCCCCGGCAGGAAGGCGGCGACGAAGGCATCGGAGGCGTTCAGCTCCTGGTTCACCCACAAGGGACGCCCGGACAGGAACACCGCGACCGTCGGAACGCCAGCCGCCTTGAGCTTGCGCAACAGTTCGAGATGCCGCTTGTCGCCGGGGCTGAATTCCAGCGTCGCCCGGTCGCCGACGAATTCGGCATAGGGCTCTTCGCCGAACACGACGACGGCGACGTCGGGGCGCTGGCTGAAGCTGCCGTCGACGCTCAGCGTCGCCCGCCCGCCCGCCGTTTCGACCGCCTGGCGGATGCCGCCCCAGATGGAGGTGGCACCGGGAAAGTCCGCGTTGGTAAGCCCCGAGCCCTGCCAGCTGATCGTCCATCCGCCGGACTGCCGGCTGATGTCGTCGGCGCCGTCACCCGCCACCAGGATGTTGGCGCGCGGCGACAGGGGCAGGATGCCGCCATTGTTCTTCAGCAGCACCAGCGACTTGCGCACGGCTTCCCGGGCGACGGCGCGATGCCCGGGTGACCCAAGCAGTTCGAAGCGCCCGGCCAGTGGGCGGGTCGAGGGAGCGCCCTTCTCGAACAGGCCGGCGCGCAGCTTCACGCGGAGGATGCGGCGGACCGCATCGTCGAGGCGAGCCATCGGGATCGCGCCCGACCGGACCTGCGCCAGCGTGCTGTCGTACAGGCCCTTCCAGCTGTCGGGCGCCATGAACATGTCGAGCCCGGCATTGATGCTCGCCGGGCAGCTGGTGTTGGTGCAGCCCGCGATCTGGCCATGCGCATTCCAGTCGCCGACCACGAGGCCGTCGAACCCCATCTGCTGCTTGAGCGCCCCGTCGAGCAGGCCGCGGCTGCCGTGCACCTTCTCCCCGTTGACGCTCGAGAAGGAGGCCATGACCGCCTGCACGCCCGCCTTCATCGCCGGGCCGTAGCCGGCGCCATGGATGTCGCGCAGCTCCGCGGGCGAGACGGCGGTGTCGCCCTGGTCCTTGCCGCCGGTCGTGCCGCCGTCCCCGACGAAATGCTTGGCCGTCGCGATGACGCGGCCCGGCCCCATGAACTCGCGCGTGCCCGGACGGCCCTGGAGGCCTTCCACCATCGGACCGGCGAAGGCGCGGACGATCGCCGGATCTTCGGAGAAGCCCTCATAGGCGCGGCCCCAGCGATCGTCGCGGACCACGGCGAGGGTCGGCGAGAAATCCCAGTCGATGCCGGTCACCACCATCTCGCGCGCGGTGACTTCGCCGATCTTGCGCATCAGCGCCGGGTCGCCGGTCGCGCCGAGACCGATATTCTGCGGGAAGATGGTGGCGCCGACCACGTTGGCATGACCGTGGACTGCATCGATGCCCCACATGAGCGGGATCTTCTCGCCCGTCCACGCCGCCTGGTCGGAGGCGTTCCAGTAGGCATCCGCAAGCTTCAGCCACTCGGCCGGGGGCGCCTTCTCGTTGCCTCCCGGCGCGCTGTTGCCGCCGGCGAGGATGGAGCCGAACTTGTATTTGGCGACGTCAGTGGGGGTGATGCTGGCGATATCGGGCTGGATGATCTGGCCGACCTTCTCCTCGACCGACATGCGCGCGAGGATGGCATTGGCTCGCGCTTCCAGCGCCGCATTGGTGCGGACCCGGCTCTTCACTTTCGGCCAGGTGACACCGGCCGTCGCTGCCGGCCGCTCCTGCGCGAGCGTCGCGCCGTTCGGCAGTGCCAGCGCGCTCGTCGCCGTGATCGCCAGCAGGCAAGTGCTCCGTGTCAGCCCGAACCGCTTCATCCCTGGCTTCTCCTCCACCGCCACCCGGCCAAAAGAACAGCTTCGGCCAAGCGACATGATAGCGCTATCATGGCGCGGCCATTCTGCTACGTCCAGCGCTTTGGCGAAGGCGGAGGGGAAAAGGATGGCGAGCGCTCTGCGATTGCGAAGCGGCGCCGATCGTGGTGATTGCAGCGGACCGCCTTTTCCGCACTTCCAGAAAGAGTAGACGTGACCGCCATCCCCACCAGCCGCGTCCTCGTCGGCGAGCGCGCACCCTATTTCTGGTTGGGCTGCGTCGCGATCTCGCTCGGCGTCCTGCTCCACCTGCCGATGCTGTGGATGGCGCATCGCATGGGCAATCACCTCGTCGGCATGGCGATGGACTGGGAAATGCTCGTCGGCATGGGGCTGATCGTCGCCGGGGTGCCGCTGGCCTGCTGGGGCGCACTACCGACCCGCCCGGTGCACGTCGAGGAAGCAAACGCGGATTATGAGGCGTCGGACGCCATGCCGCTCAATCGCTCCCATGCTGTGGTGCTGGCAGTCCTGACGCTCGGGCTGATCATCGACGTGATGAAGCCCGCCACGCTGGGTTTCGTCCTTCCGGGAGTCCGGCAGGAATATGGCATCGACCAGTCGACGGCCGCCCTGCTCCCACTCACCGCGCTGATCGGGACGACGGTGGGTTCCTTCCTCTGGGGCTGGCTGGCGGACATCTACGGGCGGCGGGTGTCGATCATCCTGTCCTCCATCCTGTTCGCCTCCACCGCCATCTGCGGCGCCATGCCGGCGTTCGAGTGGAACCTCGTCATGTGCTTCCTGATGGGAAGCTCGGCGGGCGGCATGCTGCCCGTCATCTACACCCTCCTCACCGAAGTCATGCCGCCCCGGCACCGCAGCTGGGTGCTGGTGCTGGTCGGGGGCACCGGGCTGATCGGCGGCTATCTGGCGGCAAGCGGCGCCGCCCACGCGCTGGAGCCGACCTACGGGTGGCGATCGCTATGGCTGCAGGGCTTTCCCACCGGCCTCCTGCTGCTCGCCCTCACCCGCTTCATTCCAGAGACACCGCGCTTCCTCGCCAAGCAGGGGCGCACGGCCGAACTGGCCGACATGGAGCGCCGGTTCGGCCTCGTGCGGGTCAATCGTTCGGCTGCCTCCATGGCGCACTTCAGCAAGGTGAGTAGCCAGCCGCGCCTGACGGCGGCCCTGGTCATTGCCGCCTTGTGCTGGAGCTTCGTCAACTTCGGCCTGCTGCTTTGGCTGCCCAGCGACCTTCAGGCACGCGGCTACAGCGCCGAGCTGACCAGCGGGCTGATCGCCAGGTCATCGCTGATCGCGCTTCCGACCATCGCCATCGCCGCCTTCACTTATTCGAAGCTGAGCAGCCGCTGGACGCTCGTCGTGACCGTCCTCATCACCCTGGCGGGCCTCTTCGGCGCGCTGCTGCCATCATCGATGCTGCAATGGGAGCCACTGCTGGTCACCGTCATCGCGCTGCTGATCGTCGGCACGAACGGGACGATTGCCGTGCTGATTCCCTACACGGCCGAGAATTACCCGCTGCACATCCGGGGACGCGCCACTGGTCTGGTCGCGGGGAGCAGCAAGTTCGGCGGCGTGGCGGTGCAGGTGGCGGCGCTCGTCGGCTTCATCCCGACCCTGGTCGGAGCGGCCTGGGCGCTGGTCCTGCCGACGGTCGCCTCCGCCGCGATGATCGCCTGGGCTGGACGCGAGACCCGCGGCCGGAGCCTCGCGGAGCTCGAGGGCAAGGCCGGCTGAGGCAGGCGTTATTCAGCGCCTCCGGGTGCACGCTTCCTCGACGAACAGGTGTCAGCTCCGGCCGATGAACTCGTCTGTCGAATTGCCGAGCATGAGGCCAATTCTGGTAGCTCGGCGCCGCGCTCGTCAGTCTTCCTGCTTCTGCTCCTCCCCGGGGATCGGGGTCGCCGTGTCGAGCGCCTCGCGGACGTAAAGTTTCTTCACCAGCACGTAGATCACGACCGTCACCGGTGCGGCGAAGATGACTCCGAGCGGTCCGAACAAGGTGCCCATCGCGAGCAGGGAGAAGAGCAGGACCGCGCCCGGCAGGTCGACCGCCCATTGCTGGAGCAGCGGCGAGAAGAGATTGCCTTCGAGCTGCTGCACCACAAAGTACACGCCGGCCACCCACAATGCCAGCTGCGGGTCCAGCGCGGCGGCGATCAGGATAGCGGGAACGGCGGCCAGGATCGGGCCAATGAAGGGAATGAACTCGAGCAGTGCTGCAAGCAGGCCGAATGCGAGCGCATTGTCCATCCCGACCAGCCACAGGCCGACGCCGCTGGCGATGCCGACCGCCGCCATCGTCAGCAGCTGAGCCTTGAGCCAGAGCTTGAGCGCAATCCCGCTGTCGGCGATCGCCGCGCTGGTGACGGCGCGGCGGCTCTCGGGCACCAGCTTGACGAGACCGCTCCGATAGAAGCGCGGCGACGCGGCGATGAAGATGCCGCCGACGACGATCAGGAGCGCATCGGCGATCCCGCTGCCAAGGCTCATGACGAACTGGCCGGCGGTTGCAGCGAAGCTTCCACCGCCGCCACTGCCGCCCTTCAGCTGATCGAGTTGCCCGGACAGACCGAAGCCCTCCAGTCGCTGCTGCAATGCTGCCCAGGCTCTGGGCAGGGCTTCGCGGATCTGCTCATACTGGCTGGTGAGCTGTGCGCCGAACAAGGCGAAGCAGAGCGCCACGACCACCAGTACGGTGAGGACCGCCAGAGCGAGGCTCACGCCAGCGGGGATACGAAGCTTCTGGTAGACCCCGGCCAGGCTCTGGAAGAGAGTGGCGACGACCACCGCGCCGAACACCATCAGCAGAACTTCGCGTAGCTGCCAGACCAGCAATGCGAGCGCCACGAGCGCAATGACGATCAGTGTTCGCCGGATGAAGCGGCTGTCATCGTGCGTGTGCGGGAAAGTTGACATGGATGACGAACCAAGCGGCGCGCCACCTGTTCCGTTGCGAGCGTGGAACAAGCCTTTATCCTGCGAAAGGCGGAGCCCAGTGCTTCCCGATCACGCACTCACGCAGGGAAACACTGGGCCCCGGCTTTAGCCGGCGGGGCAGCTACTCTCCGCTGCCCGGCTCGTTCATCTTGCGTCCCTGCTGCGCCGAAACGCTTTCGGGAAGCACACCGGCGGCGAGGACCTGCGCCTTGTTGGCGAGGCCGTGGACGACCGCATGCTCGCCCTTCTTCATCGCTTCCCAGCCGGTCTTGGCGACGTCGGCGGCCGAAGCCTTCTTCGACTGGCCGACCTTGGTGTCCTCCATGTCGGCGCGGGCGAAGAACTCGGTCTCGGTCGCGCCGGGCTTGAGGCAGGTCACCGTGACGCCCGTGTCCTTGAGCTCGTTGCCGAGCGCGGCGGCGAAGCTGTCCACGAACGCTTTCGAAGCATGGTAGACAGCCTGGAAGGCGGCGGGGACGTGGCCGGCGATGGAGCCGGTGATGAGGATCCGCCCCTCCCCGCGCTGCGCCATCTTCTTGGCGATGGGCTGGATCAACAGCAGGGTGCCGGTGATGTTGGTGTCGATGACGTGGCGCCACTCGGCGACGCTCTGCTCGAGAAAGCCATGGCCGAGCCCGTGGCCGGCATTGGCGACCAGCACGTCGACATGGCGGTCGCCGATCTGCTGCAGGAGCTGCTTCACTCCCTGATCGGTCGAGAGGTCCGCCTCGATGGAGTCGACCTCGCCGTCGAGGCCGGCGCCAGCGTCCACCATCGGCGTGTCCGAAGCGACGATCAGGTCGTAACCCTCCGCCGAGGCAAGGCGCGCGATTTCAAGCCCGATGCCCGACGAGGCACCGGTGATGACTGCAAGTTTGCTCATTGTTCTTCTTTCCTGATTACTCTGCCGGCTCGACCTGTCGCGCGGCGACGAGATCGACCTGTGACTGCTGCTGGTCCATGCCCGGCTTGAGGACGATCTTGGTGTAGGTGTCCTGCTCGTCGTGCCAGTGGCGGTACATTTCCGCGGCGCGGCTGAGCGGTTCGCGGTGCGAGATCATGAAGGTCGTATCGAGTTCGTCCTTTTCGATCAGTTCCAGCAGCGGCTTGGTGTAGCGCTGCATGTGGGTCTGGCCGCTCTTCACCTGCAACCCTTTCTCCATCAGCTGACCGAGCGGGAATTTGTCGGCAAAGCCGCCATAGACGCCAGGGATCGAGACCCGCCCACCCTTGCGGCAGGCAATGATCGCCTGGCGAAGCGCATGCGGCCGCTCGGTGCCAAGCATCATGTGCGCCTTCACCGTGTCCGCCAGATTGTCGATGGCAAGGCCGTGGCTCTCCATGCCGACGCAGTCGATCACCGCGTCGGGACCGATCCCGCCGGTCATCTCCTTCAGGGCCTCGAGCACGTCGACTTCGCGGTAGTCGAGGATGTCGGCGCCCATCTGCCTCGCAAGCTGCAATCGGCGCGGATAATGGTCGATGGCGATAACCCGGTGCGCGCCGAGCTTGAACGCGCTCTGGATGGCGAACAGGCCGACAGGTCCGCAGCCCCAGACGGCGACGGTATCGCCGGGTTCGATGTCGGCATTCTCCGCCGCCTGCCAGCCAGTGGGAAGGATGTCCGACAGGAACAGCACCTTGTCGTCCTCGATATGGTCGGGGATGACGATCGGGCCGACATCGCTGAACGGCACTCGGACATATTCCGCCTGGCCGCCGGCATAGCCGCCGGTCAGATGCGCATAGCCGAAGGCTGCGCCCATGGCGTGACCCATCAGCGTTTCCGACGCATCGCTGGTTTCGGCCGGATTGCTGTTGTCACAGGCCGAGAATTGCGTCTTCTTGCAGAAGAAGCAGTCGCCGCAGCTGATGGTGAAAGGCACCACCACCCGCTGACCCTTCTTGAGGGTCGATTTTGCGCCGGTTTCGACCACTTCGCCCATGAATTCGTGGCCGAGAATGTCGCCGGCACGAAGGGTCGGGATGTAGGCATCGTAGAGATGCAGGTCCGACCCGCAGATGGCGGTCGAGGTGACCTTGATGATCGCGTCGCGTGGATTGACGATCTCGGGATCGGGAACGCGCTCCACGCGCACGTCGTGGCGGCCTTGCCAGGTGAGGGCTTTCATCGTCTTGCAGCTCCTAGATGCGGGGCTCGGTCGGGCTTTCGCTCTTGCGACCGGAGGGTGAGGCGTTGACCGGGACTTCGCCGGTTTCCATCAGCTGCTTGAAGCGGCGGAGGTCCCGGCGTGCCTGGACGTTGGGCTCGCGCTGCATGACCTTGGCGACCATGCGTCCGAGCGCTCCCGCCGGCGGCGTATAGCGGATGAGCAGCCGGACATAAGTGCCGCGGCCCGGCGGCGCTTCGGCGAACTCGACCCGCCCTTCGGTCTCGATCTGACTGTCCGGTTCGCTGACCCAGGCGATGGTCTTGTTTGGAATATCCTCGAGGATGCGGGTCTTCACCTGCACGGTGGCGCCGCCCGGCGCCTCGATCGTCCATTCCGAGACCTTGTCGTCGATGCGCCGGATTTCGCGGACGTTGTCCATGAACTCCGGGAAGCGCTCGAAGCGACGCCAAATAGCGTAGAGTTCGCCCGCTGGTTTGCCGATGGTGACGGTGCGGCCGACCAGCGACCGTCCATCTTCCTGGTTGCGGGCACGCTGCTGCGCCTTGCCGCGCAGGACATGGTCGGGCGCGTCGCTGAGGATCGGGCCGCTTGGCAGCTCGTCCTCGGACCTTGCGCGGGCGAAGAAGAAGGCAGCCGCACCTGCGGTCGCAAGGCCGAGGCCGAGGCCGATCAGGGTGCCGTTGCCGTTCGACCCGTTGCCGCGACGACGTCGCTGGTCGCCCTGGATGCGGACACGCTGGTCCTCGTCGACTTCCTCGATCCGGCCACGCCGCGGGGCGGGCTCATGCTCGCGGGCATCGCGGACTGCTTCCTCGTTCAGCCGTTCGACTTCGTCGACGACGTCTGCGTCGGTATGTTTATGCGCCAATTCTACCTCCTGTCGCGGCCCACGAACGGGCGGAGGAAGAAAGGCGTTCCGGTTGTTACGCCTGCGGCGCGGGCCAGCCTTCGACGATCTCGACGAAGCGACTCAGCCAGGCGTTGGTCTGATGGCCGTCGATCACGCGATGATCGATGGTGAGCGTGACATAGGCCATCGGGCGAATGGCGATCACGTCCGCGCCATCCTGGCTCAGCACCACCACCCTCTTCTGAAGCTTGCCGACGCCGAGGATCGCCGCCTGGCCCTGGTGGAGGATGATCGGCGCCGCCAGCAGCGAGCCCGATACACCATGGTTGGAGATGGTGAAGCTGCCGTTGGCAACGTCCGACCGTTCGAGCCTGCCAGCGCGGGCACGGGCGGTAAGGTCGTCCAGGCGAGCGCCGATCTCCTCGAGACTGAGCGCAGCGCAGTCACGCACCACCGGCACCACCAGCCCCTTGTCGCCGAGCGCCGTCCCGACGCCGATGTCGACCGTCGGCGAAACAATGGTCCGATCGTCCGCCCAGCGGCCATTCACCGCCGGCGCGACCGCCATTGCCTCGGCGGCCGCCTTCAGCAGATAGGCGGTGTAGCTGAGCCTGGTGCCGTTGGCGGCAAGGGCCTTCTTGTGGGCGGTGATGGCGGTGAAGTCGGCCTCGAACAGCGCCGTGACGTGCGGCGCCTCGGCCACCGCGCGCACCATGTTGTCGGCAATCGCCCGGCGCATCCGGTCGTGCGGGATGTCCTGCCAGTTGGCCTCGGCAACGCGCGGCTGGGCGATCGGCTTGGGTCCGACATCGACATGGCTGACGGTCGCGCCTGCGACGGCGCGGTCGACGTCCTCGCGAGTGATCCGGCCATTGCGGCCGGTGCCGGTCAGTCGGGCGGGGTCGATGTCGTGCTGGAGGAGCGCCCGGCGGACCGAGGGGGAGAAGCGGGTTTCGGCCCCTGCCTCAACCTCGTTCGTGTTGAGCGAAGTCGAAGCACGCTCGCGCACCGGCGCTTCGACGACGCGCTCCGCGCTACGCTCAGGACCAACGGCGGTGTCAGGCGCAGTGTCTATCCGCCCCAGCACCGCGCCAGGCACCGCCTCGGCATCGGTCCCGAGCAAGATCTCGGCCAGCACCCCCGCCGCCGGCGCAGGCACCTCCTGCGTCACCTTGTCGGTTTCAAGTTCGACCAGCGGATCGTTAAGCTCGACCAACTCGCCCGGCTGCTTGAGCCAGGCGCGGACGACCGCCTTGGTGCCTTCCTGCTCGTCGGGGACGCGGACCTCGATCACGTCAGAACCCCACAAGCCGGTCAATTTCGGCGCGGATCCGCCCGACGCTCGGCACGGCGGCTTCGAGCAGGCTCGGATGATGCGGGCTCGGAATGTCCGGCATGGTCACCCGCGCGACCGGCGCGTCGAGGTCGAGGAAGGCCTCGTCGGCCACCACCGCCGCAATCTCGGCACCGAAGCCGGCGGTGCGCAGGTCCTCGTGGACGATCAGGCAACGGCGGGTGCGGCGGACGCTGTCGAGCACCATGGCGCGGTCCCACGGCTGCAGCGTGCGCAGGTCGATGACGTCGGCACTGAGGCCTTCCGCCGCCGCCTCGCAGCGCGGCACCATCGCGCCCCAGGTGACGATGGTGATCCGGTCGCCTTCCCGCGTCTTCTTCGCCCGTCCGAACGGCAGGACGTAGGCGTCGCCCGGCCACGGCCGGCGCGCCCAGCTGTCGTCGAGCATGGCGCGATGCTCGAAGAAGAGGACGGGATCGTTACCGCGCAGGGCCATGCGCAGCAGCCCGACCGCATCCTCGGCATTGCTCGGCACCGCGACCTTCCAGCCGGGATTGTGGACGAACTGCACCTCGTTGGTCTGGCTGTGCCAGGGATCGCCGCACTTGAAGAAGCCGCCTGGCACCCGCAGCACCATCGGCGCGGCGAAGCGGTTGGCGGTGCGCCAGCGCATCGTGCCGGTATCGTTGATCTGCTCGGTCGCCGGCTCGGCATATTTGCGGAACTGGATCTCGGGCACGGGCAGCAGCCCGGCCAGCGCCATGCCGACCGCGCGGCCGACGATGCCCTCCTCGTTGAGGCTGGTGTCGAACACGCGGTCGCGGCCGAACTTCTCCTGAAGCCCGAGCGTCACCGCATGGACGCCGCCCTTGGGCCCGACATCCTCGCCGAAGACGCACATCTTCGGATTGGCGTCGAGTTCCTGGTCGAGGACTCGGCGGATGGCGGTGACCATGTTGATCCGCTGGCCATCGGGACGGGGTTCGTCATGGGTGCCGTCGAGCGACAGGCCGGCGCGCCCACCGACCGCCGAATGGGTGCCGGAGAAGAAGACGTCGTCGGCGACCCGTGCGGGATCGAGTACCGGCCGCGCCTCAGCCTCCTCGCGGGCGCGGGCCACGTCCCAGCGGACCGCCTCCTGCAGTTCTTCCCAGCGCTGCTCGCCGATCTGGAGGGCGGCGCAGTGGCTCTTGAGCTTGGGCAGCGGATCGCGCGCCCATTCGGCGGCAATCTCGTCGTCGCTCTTGTAGGTCTGCGTGTCCTGGTAGCTGTGGCCTTCGAGACGGGGCACCGTCAGGCGCAGCAGCGCGGGCCCGCTGCCGCCGCGGACATGCGCCATTGCCTCGCCGATCAGCCGCGCGGCCTCGACCGGATCGGTACCGTCGCCGTTGAAGATGGTGAGGCCCTTGAAGCTCGCCAGGTTGGCGGCAATGTCCTGCCCGGGCGTCTGGTAGGTCGACGGCACGGAGATGCCGTAGCCATTGTCCTCGACGTAGAAGAGCAAGGGCAAGCCTTGCGTGGTCGCGATGGTGAGCGCCGACCAGAAGCCGCCGGTCGCGCAGCTCGCGTCGCCGCCGAGGACGAGGGCGATATTGCCGCGGGCCTGCTCCTTCAGCACCTCCGCCTTGTACCTGACCGCCTGAGCCCAGCCGGCCGCCGGCGTATATTGCGCGCCCACGCCGCCGCACATCGGAAGCGCATGAGCGCCGCCCGGGTTGGGATAGTTGAAGACGACGCCGATATCTCGCCCGCCGCTATAACCGCCGCTCCGCCCCATGCCCGAGCCGAGCGCGTCCGCCAGCGGCACGCCGAGCGCCAGCAGCAGAGGGCGCGAGCGATAGTAGCCGCAGGCCGCGTCGCCATCCTTGAGGTGCAGC is from Sphingomonas sp. LHG3406-1 and encodes:
- a CDS encoding MFS transporter, which gives rise to MTAIPTSRVLVGERAPYFWLGCVAISLGVLLHLPMLWMAHRMGNHLVGMAMDWEMLVGMGLIVAGVPLACWGALPTRPVHVEEANADYEASDAMPLNRSHAVVLAVLTLGLIIDVMKPATLGFVLPGVRQEYGIDQSTAALLPLTALIGTTVGSFLWGWLADIYGRRVSIILSSILFASTAICGAMPAFEWNLVMCFLMGSSAGGMLPVIYTLLTEVMPPRHRSWVLVLVGGTGLIGGYLAASGAAHALEPTYGWRSLWLQGFPTGLLLLALTRFIPETPRFLAKQGRTAELADMERRFGLVRVNRSAASMAHFSKVSSQPRLTAALVIAALCWSFVNFGLLLWLPSDLQARGYSAELTSGLIARSSLIALPTIAIAAFTYSKLSSRWTLVVTVLITLAGLFGALLPSSMLQWEPLLVTVIALLIVGTNGTIAVLIPYTAENYPLHIRGRATGLVAGSSKFGGVAVQVAALVGFIPTLVGAAWALVLPTVASAAMIAWAGRETRGRSLAELEGKAG
- a CDS encoding AI-2E family transporter, with translation MSTFPHTHDDSRFIRRTLIVIALVALALLVWQLREVLLMVFGAVVVATLFQSLAGVYQKLRIPAGVSLALAVLTVLVVVALCFALFGAQLTSQYEQIREALPRAWAALQQRLEGFGLSGQLDQLKGGSGGGGSFAATAGQFVMSLGSGIADALLIVVGGIFIAASPRFYRSGLVKLVPESRRAVTSAAIADSGIALKLWLKAQLLTMAAVGIASGVGLWLVGMDNALAFGLLAALLEFIPFIGPILAAVPAILIAAALDPQLALWVAGVYFVVQQLEGNLFSPLLQQWAVDLPGAVLLFSLLAMGTLFGPLGVIFAAPVTVVIYVLVKKLYVREALDTATPIPGEEQKQED
- a CDS encoding SDR family oxidoreductase yields the protein MSKLAVITGASSGIGLEIARLASAEGYDLIVASDTPMVDAGAGLDGEVDSIEADLSTDQGVKQLLQQIGDRHVDVLVANAGHGLGHGFLEQSVAEWRHVIDTNITGTLLLIQPIAKKMAQRGEGRILITGSIAGHVPAAFQAVYHASKAFVDSFAAALGNELKDTGVTVTCLKPGATETEFFARADMEDTKVGQSKKASAADVAKTGWEAMKKGEHAVVHGLANKAQVLAAGVLPESVSAQQGRKMNEPGSGE
- a CDS encoding exo 1,3/1,4-beta-D-glucan glucohydrolase — protein: MKRFGLTRSTCLLAITATSALALPNGATLAQERPAATAGVTWPKVKSRVRTNAALEARANAILARMSVEEKVGQIIQPDIASITPTDVAKYKFGSILAGGNSAPGGNEKAPPAEWLKLADAYWNASDQAAWTGEKIPLMWGIDAVHGHANVVGATIFPQNIGLGATGDPALMRKIGEVTAREMVVTGIDWDFSPTLAVVRDDRWGRAYEGFSEDPAIVRAFAGPMVEGLQGRPGTREFMGPGRVIATAKHFVGDGGTTGGKDQGDTAVSPAELRDIHGAGYGPAMKAGVQAVMASFSSVNGEKVHGSRGLLDGALKQQMGFDGLVVGDWNAHGQIAGCTNTSCPASINAGLDMFMAPDSWKGLYDSTLAQVRSGAIPMARLDDAVRRILRVKLRAGLFEKGAPSTRPLAGRFELLGSPGHRAVAREAVRKSLVLLKNNGGILPLSPRANILVAGDGADDISRQSGGWTISWQGSGLTNADFPGATSIWGGIRQAVETAGGRATLSVDGSFSQRPDVAVVVFGEEPYAEFVGDRATLEFSPGDKRHLELLRKLKAAGVPTVAVFLSGRPLWVNQELNASDAFVAAFLPGSEGGGVADVLLRNAAGRVRHDFTGKLTFSWPKRADQAPQNRGAAGYDPLFAYGYGLRAADRRNVPQLPEDRPPPVPGGADGVYFGRGTLPPGWQWATSGSGITIAGVDRRAQEDARRLRWTGGGEAAAFIRAAAPIDISRETTGELSLLIDYRVDDRPSGPVTLAMDGAEVPIGGVLRAAPVGEWRTLTIPLRCFARAGLNPQKVAVPASIRTGGTLGMAVSDVRIASAMVDQNSCGQP
- a CDS encoding fumarylacetoacetate hydrolase family protein; this translates as MIGSSASMMLPEDHGQAVLAGRLLRPEGPTPVLVRGGRVEDISRFAPTVADLLDTADPLAVTGEDIGSVDELLSGALGRLLAPNDLQVVKAAGVTFALSAIERVIEERARGDHRQAAVLRGKIEEKIGGAIRSVRPGTDEAARLKAALIEDDLWSQYLEVAIGPDAEIFTKTALLASVGSTAPIGVRSDSTWNNPEPEVVLAVSSRGEIRGAALGNDVNLRDFEGRSALLLSKAKDNNASCAIGPFIRLFDDVFTLDDVRAATVTLEIVGDDGFSLEGRSEMSQISRDPEDLVAQAMSEHHYPDGFMLFLGTLFAPTKDRDEPGRGFTHKPGDRVRIASPRLGTLENVVTTSRDAPPWAFGVRDLMRNLAARGLLQSAKS